The genomic region TCATTAAGTGTGGTTCATGTATATCAGTTTATGAAATGCGCATCATTTGAAGTATAAATAAAACATTAGTGAGTAAAGGGTTATATTCTCGACTGTGTTACCATGTGGCTAGCAAGACTGATTAATCAGCCAAGTCTTTCTCACTACACTGGTGCTCCACTTTCAGCTTTGGCCATTACTCTTCTTGGCATGGTTTTTTAATGCCACTGGGATCACATAATTCTTCAGAAGATGCCAACTGACAAAGTTTATTATCTGGCCCTGAAGGAGTAGTTTACTTGAGTGTCAGAATAAGGCTCGACGTCCACTAATATCTACTGAGCCTGCAGTGGTGGAGTTGAGCCTGTTTCATGCTAGAGAGTGATTTTATTTACTTGTTCTGAACACACATACTTTGTAGGAGATGTGACGAAAAATCATCATGAGAAAAATTGTTAGTTATTTGTCATGACTGCTATTTAATGCAGCCCCAGGGAACACCGGAAAATGGGTACATGTGGAACAGGATTAGTCCTCAGCTAAGTTCCCCAAATCAACCCTATTCATTGAGGGAAGCACTTGCGCAAGCGCAATCTTCAAGAATAGGATCAACAGCCAGGGCATTGAGAGAGTCCCTACATCCAATACTGAGACAAAAGTTGGTAAGTATTACATTCCCATGTGAATCTTGTGGTGATTTAAACTTTCTTCAGTCTGACAGAAAATTCCTACAGGAACTCTGGGAAGAAAATCTTAGTACTGCTGTGAGCCTTGAAGTCTTGGGAATAATTGATAAGTTTTCAGTTGCTGCAGCTTCTCGAAGCATCTCGACTGACTATGCTAAGCTAGATTGTGTAACATCTATCTTGATGGGTCTTTTATCTAGGAGCCAGCCCTTGACTTTTTGGAAAGCTTTCCTTCCTGTGGTCTATAATATATTTAGTCTCCATGGTGCAACACTGATGGCAAGGGAGAATGACCGCTTCTTGAAGCAAATTGCTTTTCATCTTTTGCGACTTGCTGTATTCCGAAATGATTCTGTTAGAAAAAGGGCCGTTGTTGGGTTGCAGATCCTTGTTAGGGTAAGCTGCTTGCTGAATTTGAGTTCTATAAAATCATGAAACGACTTTACCTGATACAGATGTTTTTTTTTGTGCCTCTAGAACTCATTCAACTATTTCAAGAGCACCACAAGGCTGAGGGTCATGTTGACTATTACTTTGTCAGAACTGCTATCTGATGTGCAAGTAACTCAGATGAAATCCGATGGATCTCTTGAAGAAAGTGGTGAAGCTCGGCGTCTTAGGAAATCACTGGAGGAAATGGCTGATGTAAGGAGTAAGGATCAGTTGAATGATTGTGGCCTTCCTGTTACTGCACTGGAAGTGGCTGCTGAAGGTTCCACAGACAATAGGTGGTCTTGGGTAGAGGTTAAGCATCTATCAAAGTGTCTAGTCCAGGCCCTTGATGCTGGCCTTGAACACGCCCTTTTGGTAAGCAAGTTTTGGCAAAATAATCATTACTGTGCTATCCATAAAAGTGATGTACtacctccgatccaaaataagtgccCCAGTTTTGAACCATTTGTTCATGTCATCTGGACAACCGAAACACTACTAATATGTGATTATACTTTTAGTGATGTCATTTTTATGCATCTGATTTTCTTGATTAAGTATTGAGCACTGAACCTGTAAATTTTAATGTTCTTTTCAGGGTTCTGTAATGAGTGTGGACAGGTGTGCAGCTGCTGAGGGTTTCTATAAGCTAGCATTGGCCTATGCCCCTGTTCCGGATCTTCACATTATGTGGTTACTGCACCTTTGTGATGCACACCAGGAGATGCAGTCATGGGCTGAGGCCGCGCAGTGCGCAGTTGCTGTAGCTGGTGTGATCATGCAGGTTGTAATGTTAACTTCTGTTCTTCTATTCCTTTAATTTCTCTGTGGAGTTTTATGACCTTCGAACCCTTCTTACAGGCACTTGTTGGAAGGAACGATGCTGTGTGGAGCAAGGAGCATGTTGCCTCCCTCTGTAGGATTTGCCCTATTGTGGGCACTGATATAGGTGCAGAAGTAGCTGCAGCAGAAGTTGAAGGATATGGTGCATCCAAGCTTACTGTGGATTCGGCCGTCAAGTATCTTCAACTTGCGAACAAACTCTTTGCACAAGCTGAACTTTACCACTTCTCTGCCAGTATCCAGGAACTTATCATTCCTGTGTACAAAAGCAGAAGGTCTTATGGGCAGCTGGCTAAATGTCACACGTCACTCACAAGCATATATGAGTCAATTCTTGAACAGGAGGCTAGCCCTATCCCGTTCATTGATGCTACCTACTACAGAGTTGGATTCTATGGGGAACGATTTGGCAAGCTCAATAAAAGGGAGTATGTGTTTAGGGAGCCGCGGGATGTTCGTCTGGGTGACATTATGGAGAAGCTTAGTCATACCTATGAGGCTAAGATGGATGTGAATCACACGTTACACATCATTCCTGACTCGAGGCAAGTCAATGCTGATGAGCTGCAACCTGGTGTATGCTATCTGCAAATAACTGCCGTTGATCCTGTAATGGAGGACGAGGACTTGGAGAGCAGGAGGGAAAGGATTTTCTCTTTATCCACTGGTTCTGTTCGTGCACGTGTGTTTGACCGTTTCCTTTTCGACACACCATTCACAAAGAACGGAAAAACGCAAGGTGGCCTAGAAGATCAATGGAAGAGACGCACAGTGCTCCAGACAGAGGGTTCCTTTCCTGCTCTGGTAAATCGTCTGGTGGTGATAAAATCTGAATCTCTAGAGTTTTCACCTGTGGAGAATGCGATTGGAATGATTGAAACAAGGACAGCTGCATTGAGAAATGAACTAGAAGAACCACGGAGCTCTGAAGGTGATCAATTACCAAGACTTCAAAGCCTGCAAAGGATACTCCAAGGAAGTGTGGCTGTTCAGGTAAGGGCTGTGATCCTGCATCTCTGCGCAATATGAACCAGCTTAACTTTGTTTGCTCCTCTATTTCTTTGTATTGCTGATTTTCTCAAAATGTTGTGGTGCAGGTCAACAGTGGTGTATTAAGTGTGTGCACCGCTTTCTTATCTGGCGAGCCTGCAACCAGGCTCCGGTCTCAAGAACTGCAACAGCTGATAGCTGCATTGCTTGAATTCATGGCTGTCTGCAAGCGTGCAATCCGTGTGCATTTTAGATTGATAGGGGAAGAAGACCAGGAGTTCCACACGCAACTTGTCAATGGGTTTCAGTCTCTTACTGCTGAGCTTTCTCACTATATTCCTGCCATACTTTCGGAGCTATGACTGTAGCAAGGTGGCAGGCAGTTAGGTAGCATGTGAATGGTTGGTTGATTTTTCAGTTGGGGATCTGCTCCAAATGTTCATATTTCGAGTAGCTTTGGTTGTATAGTTTGAGAACTAACCGGGGCCTTTGCATTTCTGCTGTGTCACGATTTTGGGGTGTAAAGTATATGCAACTTCTTAGTGTGATGTACCTGGATCATCGTGTTTGTTTGTGGTTTGCTGACAGTGATAGGCAACTTAGCTGGTAGCTGTTGGAGCggcattattattactattattatcattatcattatcattatcattatcattatcattatttTATTGTCATTATCGGGTGTGATGACACACTGCAAATTAGCCGCTGGAATGAAAGTGTTTCTTCGAAAGCACGAGCTATTAAAATTGTTCATTTAGAGAAGTACGTTTTCAGTATACTAGATGGTCTTGCCTTGTGCTCGTGCCCTTATGGCCTTATTTACGAAACAAGTTGAATGCTTGTGGTATCAGATATTAAGACCGTGGCTACCAAGCGATACGATAAAAATCTCAAGTTATCAGTATGGTGTGCGGCACCTGTGTAGTACGTCTACAAAACATGCATGCCCTAGCGTCATACCAGCTCAATGCCTTGCATCGGCATGCCAGTCATTCGCACTTACAAAAAAGATGCAGTGCATTTTCCATTCGAGGAGTTCGACAAGGTTTATGTACATCAAAAGCAAATGCTGCAATCTAACGCTACAACATAGCATCTGGTGCGACCCAAGCGAAGTTAGATCTACATTACAGTTCACTCACATGTTGCACTTACAGCTGAGTAAGGCCGCACCATCAGAAATCCTGAAGAACTGGGAAACCCTCATCAAGCCTCTGGGTGGCATAGGCTCCTTCACACCCCATGTGGATCATCCAATCCAGAAGAATACTCTGCTGAGCTACAGGTTGCACATGCACAGCAGTGTTACAACTTCATGAGTGGAGGCTCGGCGAAAAAATATGAGCACTGTCTTCGGTACATGAGGTGGCTGCTGAAGCTTGTTATGCCACTACTGCAGTCAGCTGATCAGGTTATTAGGATGGGCATCTAGATGTAGCTGTCAAACCGTGTTACCGTTTTTAACTTCAGCCTTCTATACTGATCAATCGGGCACCCAAGTGTAGTGTTTATGTCTCTGTATGTTTTAGCTTTTCCCTTCTCTTTCTAGCAGGCCCAAGACACTCATAAGGATTTGCATAGAAGTAGTCCTCTTCCTTAGGCTGCCCTGCGATGACTTTTCTTCTCGTGGGCTGGCTCATTCGGCCCTCATGTAGCTCCTTGACAGCAGTACAGAATTCATTCCATGACAGCTCCTGGTCTTCAAAAAGATCTATAAGCTCAACCAGCTTCTTCCTATCAAGCTGTATAGTCCTGTGGAAGCCCATAAACCTGCATTTGCAACATATACACCTCTCAGTTAACCTAGGGGTGTTCATTTTACTCTTGCTCACTATAGCCGCGATTCTTCAAAGCAAACATCTACATCCACACGATAGCTGTACACTAGACTTCCCACCCAGCTAATCATGTCATAATAACATATAAACATGGTGGGAAGAAGAAAATATGCTCATATTAGGAAGGTCAGATAGACATGCCTGCGGTGTCCTTCCACAACTTTAGCCATGTTTCCATCATTACTGGGAATAAAAACATCACTCGCGACAGAAACAAGATAGTCCAGGGCTGCCATTTGAGTCGAGTGTTTTTGGAAGAGGTGTAGCTCATCTTCAGATAAAAGCATCTCCTTACGCACCTACAGTTTGAATATCAGATAAGCATCATTTTAATGTTAGCAAGAAATTCTGGATGTTAAATTATGATCTGCTTACGATGTTAGGGAACTCTGCCTTCAACGCAGCTAATCTTTTTTCACCACCGTAGATTTCACCAGAGGCAATATATATCCTAGTGTCCCTGGGGATACCAAGAGCTTTGAGCACTAATGTTGTTTCCCCAGGTGTAAGCGGGCAGAGGCCCTCGAGCCTTTTCTTCTCAGAGTCTATTTCCTTTTCTTTCCACCAGGGATATGCATACCTGAGGTCCAAAGAACAGACAGAAATGAACATTCAATACAAATGATGGGAGGAGAAAGTATGGTTAACTGAAAAGCTGTATCGCCGAAGGAACCTCATTCTCGTGAGCTCTGCTGTTTCTTGACCAGAACATCCGTGTGTACAGCCAGAGAAGGCGAGCATATCCATCTCATATCTCAGATGAAGCACAACAAAAGATCCAGTTTTCCTGAGACTCGATATCATCTTGTTGCCTAGGGCCTCAATGGATGGTGTAAATCTTAATGCATTGTAGTTAACATGGCAGCGAAGCTTTTGGAGCTTCAGAGGAAGGCCATTGTTCGCAAGGCGAGAATCTGTCCTGCTAAAACGTATAACCTTGTGCTTTCGTACAAGAGGCAAGATCTGGAAGGAAGACAGCTCTGACAGTAAGAATCAAGCAGAGGATAGGACAGAAGTATAAATCTATCTCTTGGAGGAAGATTACTTCTAACCTGTCTCAAATAGTATTTCTCACTAGACCAGCTGACTGGTTGCATTGATAATGGAACTTTCCCATTAAACTTATGTGGGAGTTCTCTGATAACCTTCACCTCATCTCTTAAAGAATAGATGAAATGATtcacatcaaatatatctccaaaaTCACTGCAAAGTACAAATACATCGAGTCAGCAATTGCAAGTTCTAACTGCATAATCAACCACCAAAAGGAAGTGTGAGAACCACACACCTAGGATCAGCCCAGAAGGATTGCTTATCAAGTTCAGGTACAACCATGGTCAGATTCAAATAGCGTGCTACAGTTACCATGTCACATATCTGCACAAGAGAAGCTTTCGTGGAGCATTAGCAGAGCATAATTGGACGCTAACATTTCAGTAACACAagaccagagagtttgcattcaTTACTGACCGCAGCTCGCATTTGGTTCAGACCGCCATTGCATGAAACAAGAAGATAACCGTTACTTCTGTAAGATCCTACAGGAGAGAAAGAAAGATTTACTCTGCCTGAACTTATCATTGTGGCAGCGTAAACAGCTCTGCTACTATCAACACCACTACCAGTTGATGCTGCATATATGTCAAAATCAAACTACACAGTAGACTCAGGTAAAGATGAGGAAACTGTATTCTTGAGCAATAAAATTTTCTGCAAAGGGAGCTACAAACTGTTTCTGTTGGATGTATCACCAACATGGTGATTAGAACATCACCGTGTAACAGGGAAAAACTTCCACGTTGCCGAAACATAAAGTTTTCCTTAAATATAAATACCAATTATCTCCATGTCTACAACAGATATTAGACCTAGCATTCCCAAGCAAACGACACAAATGCACCTTGTCAACAAGCCAAAACACAAATTAAGACCCCACTTTTTGGCATAACGACTCGCATCACAGGACCAAAGCGACCCCAACTCACCAACTAATTGGAAACAGCATAAGACAACACCAAACAATCAATTATTCTCTAGCCAGTCTCCGTCACAAGAGCCCATCGAAATCCATTTTTGACCAACCCACCAAATCGGCATTGAAAGCTAAAAGAACCAAGACATGCACTAATTAAGAGAAATCATGCAACTATGAACTCACAACTTCGGCAATCATGAATTTCCAAACATCCCAATGGCACCAGATTAACGATCTACACCAAGAATGACTCAAATTGGCTGGGCTCGTTCGTTCAATTCCCGTAAACGATTCGATCCTATCTAACGAATGCTGTCAGTAACCACATTTGGGCTGCCGCTACTGAGATAGCGAGCCCCTCAACGAAGGAGGACGAGAGTAGGTAGGACCAGATTCCAAGAACCCAACCCAGAACAAAGAATCGCCCAACGGCGAGATCAAGAAGACAAGAACCACTTACTCCTGGTAGGTAGAGCTGGGGGTGCAAGGTCCCCTACATCGTCGGAGGCGACGGCGGTTACGGCGGAGGCGGTTGCAGAGGCATTGCGGTTCCCTATGCAGGACGGGCGGGCGGCGCGGAGCGGCGAGAGGGGTAGACCGAAGAAGGTGGAGAGCTGGAGGAGCGCCGTCCAGAGCACTATGCTGGAGGCGACCCGCACCGCCCAGCGCAACAAACCGACACCGCCTATGCGGCGGCGGATCACCGGAAGCGAGGCCTTTTGCTTGGCCATACGGGCTTCCGACTCCTATGGCCACTAACTAGTGGTCGTGTATACAAGCGCAGGATGGCCAGGAGCGTTCGTTGTTCTACCACAGACTGGGCTTAACTGCAGGGTGGGTGCGATTGGTAGTACTAGTAGTAATTATCAAaactttctcaaaaaaaaaagtagTAATTATCAAAAGATAATTACTACTGTAGGGATTAGAAGCATCTCCGGCAAGAGCCTCTACTCTAAGCCTACTTTAAAACAAAGCCCACTATTTTAGGGCATCTCACACGGCAACCCATAAGTTTTCTTCCGCATCTGTCAACAGACACGGATATGAGAGAACATcatccaacgctagccgcatacatttcaaacttttTTTCCAGCAAattggatgaaattcatgcaaacacggctgGATTTCAtgtaaacatgacggatttcatacaaaccggaCGAGGACGGTTACATTTTGAACATATTTTAACTAAAAAGGTAAAACTATGTATTTGCACGTACAGTCGTGCGGAGCTCCACTCTCACGACACGGATACGCTGCACTAGTCTACGGTTGGCCGCGGCGGATCACTTTGTCTTCCCCATGTCCAGCAGCTCGCTAACCGGACCGTCCGAGCCCTGGAGGCACATTCTTCCACGTATCTTCCCTATGTCTGGCTACGCCGCTCATTGGAGTGGCAAAGAGGATGCTTCAGTCGGAGGGGAAGGTGCTTCCGTGAAGCCCAGACGGGTGTGCCCAGGATGGTCTGAGATAAAGACCGGGTAGGTCACTGGCTGTACAGGCCGGCGACGCACCGACGGTGGCCTCCATGGGAtacaagcggcggcggcctccatgcgatacaagcggcggcggcggccttccatgttctacttctcctcgatgatggtgggtGGCGCAGACATGCTGGCCGCCACCTCGTCGACATCCGCGCAGCCGACTTATTTCTCTGCATGCATGGCACGACTACGCGCGCATCAACGATGGATGGCGCGGTTGCACACACTGGAGGCGGtgatgcccgtgccgccgtgctcccccCTGTGCCGggatggagcaactcgccactcttCCATGATTTGGCTTcgagtggcgagttgctgaaccaggCGCCGGCTTGGGGCGGTAATTGGCTCCATCGGGCTAGGCGGGGGAGGTGGTGCAGCGAGCTGCCTCACTCGTATCCGGCAGGCTCGACAGGCCACCCAGCtagcttttatgccggagaactgctctttcGGCTCGTTGATGCTCGAAAGAGTGGAGAAATGGTGAAGGAGATGGGAGCGGCTGAGTGGTGCGAATCTTGCCCGGcctctggcctcgtttaaatagagggcagaTGGGAGGAGTTTGCCCCGCCTTGCGTTTAATTTGAGCCCGCCtgtgaacggacgtgtggccggagtaggtttcttggcTTCCACGTGGGTTtaatggaggtgtttgaatgcggcgaggaggcgcgttcagccgggcgtgcagcgggcggcgccctcAGCCGGCGCGCCATTTCGATGGCGGAGGGAGTGACAGGTCATGTCCACCCTGAGCCGCCTTCAACGTCGAGCGGCGCGCTCTacaacggcatgaatgcgggcagctagaCGATAGGCGAGAAGTGCGCGGGGGGCGAGGGGGGGTGGGGTGAGCCAGGGCGATCAGAAGCGAGTGTGACAGCGgttcggactcccgcaaaccttccccacgtttgtctccggtttgcagGAGAAACGCGTCGCAGACCGACACAGGActgcgttggatggcttccgcagTCCGGACGCATGCAGGaggtttgagggtcggcgttggagatgcccttagagcaaAGGCTGAATAGAGATTACTCAAAGTTCACCAACAATAAAAATGTAAATGCCTAGTTACACTCATCTCTATGACCGTGCACACACACGAGCACCCGACCCTCCGAGAGATCGGGACCATAGATATGAGATAACGAAGTCATTACAAATGCTTTATAGTTGATAGGCACACCATATCATTGTGAGATAGTAGCGCAGAAAACACTGAAATAAATCAAGAAAAATGGGGTAACATATGCCAAATCTAAAACTTGAACAAAATGGATAGATTCCACCGGTAGAAACATAGTCATTCCATCTATGCTCATCTCGCCTAATAATCAGTGTTTGCATCCTCGAATCATTTTTTCCTTTTGATTTAGATTATTtatacttttttttgaatttttaaaccCCCGAGGGGTGGGGTGGAATCCCCCACCTGAATCTTTATATATTTTCGATGGGATAGGCCCCAAGTTGGTAACAGCAGCGGTTTACGGGCGTAGCCTAAAGGCTAACTCAAGAGAAGGATTACAGAGGGAGAGGGTGAGGGACCAAGACACACACGATCAACCCACACCATACACcatgggggcgggggggggggacgcACTGAGCCAGACTTCGACGTGCCCTCGATCAGTCACACGCAGGCGGCCGCGCCAGAGTGTCAGGTCCTCCCTGTAACCGCTTAGGACACCTGACAGGGAGGGGGTAGCCTATGAAACACCACCCCATTCTTGTGCTTCCAGAGCCGCCAGCAGCAAAGCTGGACAAAGACGGTGGGGGAAGCCCCCTGACAGTGTTGGAGACATCGAGCGACTGCAGAGCACGCACTGAAGCACCAGAGAGACACACACCCAGGTGCTGCCAGAACTGAACGACAAAGGGCACTCGAAGATCATGTGATTAGCCGTCTTAGGGGCAGAGGCACAGATGGGGCACTCCTCGTCTCCAGGCGAGATGATCGTCTTCTTGAGCAACACGCCGCACATGTGGACCCGACATTGCATGAGCAGCTAGTCGAAGAACTGCACTCTGGACGACGCCCGTGACTCTTATAGGAAGATGGCTTGGGGCGCTTGGGTGGCCCTAAAGTGGGCAAGCTCATACACCCGGAtagaggagagtgcaccatggggaGCTGCAGACACAGGAAGCCACCGCGCATCCACCACGAGGAGGGACGACACCGCCGCCATGAGCACGAGGAGCTCTGCATGTTGGGCCTCGCCGCAGCGAGTAAGACGAGGAACATGCAATTGTCCAGCCCCCCGCTCACAAACACCCCAGACCGTGAGATTATTCATACTTCCTGGTAGTTTGGATAGAAGAAGTGAGCCATAGTGTAAAAATGCAAGTTTTTAGCCGACTTTTAGAAAAATTGGTATTACTTGAATAACCAGATTATACAAAAATATGTTTTGGTCTGGAAAGTGCAAAATGGGCACATTCAGTTTTTGTTTGGATACTGGTTTGGACTCCTCCAGTGGCCTTCTCTCATGACATTCTCTCTTAATGGTCTTTGATTCCTCCTCCCGGTCTCCTTCCTCCGTCCCTAtacgcacacaccttcatctggctacccgtttcttttgttcctcctcatcgcaaacaattaattgaactgaaccgtatgccctgcatcgcacacacaactaaaatttgaaccatgtttgatgcatccgccatcgcaaatgctttgcacctttttgacggtttttacaccatcatttgcgattattgcatcgcgcacagtttcgttgaagggtctctcatcgtagtgtcgcgttggcagcatcctgtagtagtgggtaatagatggcgtgttgatgatgaactccttgctcttgtgcttcaaatgatagtctcccccaacactcaactctctctcacagatttggctatggtggaaagatgatttgagcggaaagcaacttggggaaggctagagatcaagattcttgtggttggattggaatgtcttggtctcaacacatgagtaggtggttctctcttagaaaatgagtagtggaagtgtaggcatgttctgatgtctctctctcaaatggagaagggggtggaggggtatatatagcctccacacaaaat from Triticum aestivum cultivar Chinese Spring chromosome 4A, IWGSC CS RefSeq v2.1, whole genome shotgun sequence harbors:
- the LOC123085754 gene encoding rhamnogalacturonan I rhamnosyltransferase 4, which gives rise to MAKQKASLPVIRRRIGGVGLLRWAVRVASSIVLWTALLQLSTFFGLPLSPLRAARPSCIGNRNASATASAVTAVASDDVGDLAPPALPTRRSYRSNGYLLVSCNGGLNQMRAAICDMVTVARYLNLTMVVPELDKQSFWADPSDFGDIFDVNHFIYSLRDEVKVIRELPHKFNGKVPLSMQPVSWSSEKYYLRQILPLVRKHKVIRFSRTDSRLANNGLPLKLQKLRCHVNYNALRFTPSIEALGNKMISSLRKTGSFVVLHLRYEMDMLAFSGCTHGCSGQETAELTRMRYAYPWWKEKEIDSEKKRLEGLCPLTPGETTLVLKALGIPRDTRIYIASGEIYGGEKRLAALKAEFPNIVRKEMLLSEDELHLFQKHSTQMAALDYLVSVASDVFIPSNDGNMAKVVEGHRRFMGFHRTIQLDRKKLVELIDLFEDQELSWNEFCTAVKELHEGRMSQPTRRKVIAGQPKEEDYFYANPYECLGPARKRREKLKHTET